The proteins below come from a single Papaver somniferum cultivar HN1 chromosome 11, ASM357369v1, whole genome shotgun sequence genomic window:
- the LOC113324484 gene encoding uncharacterized protein LOC113324484, with protein sequence MALIDKLQVKEKLYRKNVVDIPTCDMCMDGVIRDEQGRFCGGFAKYTYNCGSNVAELCAIREGLLVAEGLGIRKLEIESDSMYAIQVCRGEIQATWYLNAVQKVIKFFCEKFEVISFSHKYREANNVTDVLAKGASKKSLLGVWLSEPPREICESLFNDLIGITYP encoded by the exons ATGGCTCTGATTGATAAGTTGCAGGTCAAGGAGAAGTTGTACAGAAAAAATGTCGTGGATATTCCTACTTGTgatatgt GTATGGACGGAGTCATTCGAGATGAGCAAGGAAGATTTTGTGGTGGATTTGCAAAGTATACCTACAATTGCGGCAGCAATGTGGCTGAATTATGTGCTATCAGGGAAGGTCTGTTGGTGGCTGAAGGTCTGGGAATTAGGAAGCTGGAAATCGAGAGCGATTCAATGTATGCAATACAAGTTTGCAGAGGGGAGATCCAGGCAACTTGGTATCTAAATGCAGTTCAAAAAGTTATCAAGTTTTTTTGTGAGAAATTTGAAGTTATAAGTTTTTCTCATAAATATCGAGAGGCTAATAATGTTACTGATGTTTTAGCCAAGGGTGCTAGTAAGAAGAGTTTATTAGGTGTGTGGCTGTCTGAACCACCAAGAGAGATTTGTGAGAGTTTATTCAATGACTTAATAGGGATAACGTACCCCTAG